One window of the Acidimicrobiales bacterium genome contains the following:
- a CDS encoding acyltransferase, whose product MADRPSLQAVAPERRSGRRHFPCIDGLRAVAATMIVLTHATWLSGAGDGEPFGPFLARMDAGVAVFFVLSGFLLYRPFAAAHLDGGDGPRPGAYLWRRFLRLVPAYWVALTVTQVVMGVGTGMHSAADAVTYYGFLQVYDPLRAFGGIPQAWSLCVEVTFYLALPLWAAALAAGRRGRDAGHQARVELLALAAVAAGASLWRLWVLEVDGSANHLGLSWLPAYADLFAAGMALAVVSARSARGAPLPAWLAALGRRPGLSWALAGASFWTVAVVVDLPTGLAAASTGATLARHLLYGLTAVFLVVPAVVGDPGEGAVRRLLRSRPVVAVGLVSYGLFLWHQAWMDRVLRWTGDAVGAGPFWLLLAAGLALGLAAATASWFLVEAPLLRRRPDGRGRARTVPVASVAAAR is encoded by the coding sequence ATGGCCGACCGCCCTTCGCTCCAGGCCGTCGCGCCCGAGCGTCGGTCGGGCCGGCGCCACTTCCCGTGCATCGACGGCCTGCGCGCCGTGGCCGCCACCATGATCGTGCTCACCCACGCCACCTGGCTGTCGGGGGCGGGCGACGGCGAGCCGTTCGGGCCGTTCCTCGCCCGCATGGACGCCGGCGTGGCCGTGTTCTTCGTGCTCTCCGGGTTCCTCCTCTACCGGCCGTTCGCGGCCGCCCACCTCGACGGCGGCGACGGGCCCCGCCCGGGCGCCTACCTGTGGCGCCGCTTCCTCCGCCTGGTGCCGGCCTACTGGGTGGCGCTGACCGTCACCCAGGTGGTGATGGGGGTGGGCACCGGCATGCACTCCGCCGCCGACGCCGTCACCTACTACGGCTTCCTCCAGGTGTACGACCCGCTGCGGGCCTTCGGCGGCATCCCCCAGGCGTGGAGCCTGTGCGTGGAGGTCACCTTCTACCTGGCCCTGCCGCTGTGGGCCGCCGCCCTCGCCGCCGGCCGGCGCGGGCGCGACGCCGGGCACCAGGCCAGGGTCGAGCTGCTCGCCCTCGCCGCCGTCGCCGCCGGGGCCTCGCTCTGGCGCCTGTGGGTGCTCGAGGTCGACGGGTCGGCCAACCACCTCGGCCTCAGCTGGCTCCCCGCGTACGCCGACCTGTTCGCCGCCGGCATGGCCCTCGCCGTCGTCAGCGCCCGCTCGGCCAGGGGCGCGCCGCTCCCCGCCTGGCTGGCCGCCCTCGGCCGCCGCCCGGGCCTCTCGTGGGCGCTCGCCGGCGCCTCGTTCTGGACGGTGGCGGTCGTGGTCGACCTGCCCACCGGCCTCGCCGCCGCGTCCACCGGGGCGACCCTCGCCCGCCACCTGCTGTACGGCCTGACGGCGGTGTTCCTGGTCGTGCCGGCCGTGGTCGGCGACCCGGGCGAGGGCGCCGTCCGCCGCCTGCTCCGCTCCCGGCCGGTGGTGGCCGTCGGCCTCGTCAGCTACGGGCTGTTCCTCTGGCACCAGGCGTGGATGGACCGGGTCCTGCGGTGGACGGGCGACGCCGTCGGGGCCGGCCCGTTCTGGCTCCTGCTGGCCGCCGGCCTCGCCCTCGGACTGGCCGCCGCCACCGCCAGCTGGTTCCTCGTCGAGGCCCCGCTCCTCCGCCGCCGGCCGGACGGCCGGGGCCGGGCCCGCACCGTCCCCGTCGCCTCGGTGGCCGCCGCCCGATGA